One window from the genome of Streptomyces sp. NBC_00287 encodes:
- a CDS encoding NAD(P)/FAD-dependent oxidoreductase — translation MDSGGPSGCGRSRRFDVLVAGAGPAGCAASLPLVRAGASVVLVSPVSSPDWRVGESLAPTARPLLERLGVLDGLAGAGHAPCYGTQAAWGQDALTAVDHQLGPYGEGWHLDRTRFDATLLEATRASGALWLAGHVRDARRHRSHWQITTGEGGVLEAGYLVDATGRAARLARRVGAARTRSDRLIAVAGLLGPPRKQPAHLDRTSLVQATRWGWWYTAPLPGGERILMAMTDADLLAGLRLLDPGVWWTQAQDAGHIRDRIAGWERPPRRLRVLAAGSACATPAAGPGWVAVGDAATATDPLAARGIVTALATGLVGARAILAAWAGDANAMTAYARRMSAVHAEYLETRAAQYRREQRWDTPFWDRRH, via the coding sequence TTGGACAGCGGCGGGCCGAGCGGCTGTGGGAGGAGCCGGCGCTTCGACGTTCTCGTCGCCGGCGCAGGCCCCGCCGGGTGTGCAGCCTCGCTGCCCCTCGTCCGGGCAGGGGCGAGCGTCGTCCTCGTTTCCCCGGTGAGCTCCCCCGACTGGCGGGTGGGAGAGAGTCTCGCTCCCACCGCCCGCCCGCTTCTCGAACGACTGGGGGTGCTCGACGGGCTCGCCGGCGCTGGGCACGCTCCCTGCTACGGCACCCAGGCCGCCTGGGGCCAGGATGCGCTCACCGCGGTGGACCACCAGCTCGGTCCGTACGGCGAGGGCTGGCATCTGGACCGCACCCGGTTCGACGCCACCCTCCTGGAAGCGACCCGCGCCAGTGGTGCTCTCTGGCTCGCCGGACATGTCCGCGACGCCCGTCGGCATCGGAGCCACTGGCAGATCACCACTGGCGAGGGCGGTGTACTGGAGGCCGGTTATCTGGTGGACGCCACGGGCCGAGCCGCTCGGCTGGCTCGTCGCGTCGGCGCGGCACGCACCCGCTCCGACCGCCTGATCGCGGTCGCCGGGCTGTTGGGCCCGCCAAGGAAGCAGCCCGCCCACCTGGACCGCACGTCGCTGGTGCAGGCCACTCGCTGGGGCTGGTGGTACACCGCCCCGCTACCCGGTGGTGAGCGGATCCTCATGGCCATGACCGATGCCGATCTCCTCGCCGGCCTACGCCTGCTCGACCCGGGCGTGTGGTGGACCCAGGCGCAGGATGCCGGTCATATCCGGGACCGGATCGCCGGCTGGGAGCGACCGCCGCGGCGGCTGCGGGTGCTCGCCGCCGGCTCGGCCTGCGCCACTCCCGCGGCCGGCCCGGGCTGGGTAGCGGTGGGAGACGCCGCCACCGCCACTGACCCGCTAGCTGCCCGGGGGATCGTCACCGCACTGGCCACCGGCCTCGTCGGGGCGCGGGCGATCCTGGCCGCCTGGGCCGGTGACGCCAATGCCATGACGGCCTACGCCCGCCGTATGTCAGCCGTTCACGCCGAGTACCTGGAGACAAGGGCCGCACAGTACCGCCGGGAACAACGCTGGGACACCCCGTTCTGGGACCGTCGGCACTGA